The Prionailurus viverrinus isolate Anna chromosome C1, UM_Priviv_1.0, whole genome shotgun sequence DNA window gCGTGGTCTGAGAGAAGAttttctagagaaagaaaagtaaatgagatTCTGTGCTGTTACTCTGAAGGTCCCCGATGCCTATTGAGTTCACCTGCTCTTGAACCTCgtctccacctccacctccctgaCCCAGGCCCTCACCATCTCTCATCTGGATGACTGAGTGGTGCCCCCCAACCTGCCCCCACATCTTGTCCCATTGCTCCCTCTGGTCCTTTCTCAACACTGCAGCCGGAGAGAGCTTCTCGAAGCACAATTCTGGCCAAGATTGCCCGGTTCACTGCTTTACCACTGCTCTGATAGGAAAGACCAAAACCCTTCACGTGATCTACAGGGCGTCACCTGGGCTGACCCCTGCCAAGTCCACAGCCTCATCCGCTGTCATCTTTGGCCTCATTTCCACACTGTGTTTCTttcacatgctgttccttctgctgcACATGGTTTTCtattccctcttccctccagaccgcctgtcttccagatcacacATCCCTTCCTCAGGGCCCCCCTCTCCTGTCCCTGAAGCTTGGTTGGTTCCTCCTGGTTACAGTCTTTACAACCCTTAGAACTCCCTCTTGTGGCATCTGTGCACAATTTGTTTGTATAATCATTTCATTCACATATGCTTCCTTGATTAGACTGAACGCCCCAAGAAGGCACAGACTGTGTGTGTTTTTGCTCGCCATTGTGTCCCCAGCCTCCAGTATGGTCTGGGGTGCTTCGGAGACAATTACTAATTGTTGAACGAATGAAAGCTTCCCCCACGTTAGATCTACATGACTCCCACAGGAGTGGAGAGCAAGACCAAGGAATGAGTTCACATACAAAAACCACCAAACATACTGGAAGGCAAGCTGTGACAAGTAAGAGTCTGCAAAAACTGGAAATGGCAGGTATAgaccccccaccacccctgccacCAGGACATCAGATGTTGGGACTTTCAGGTGCACAATTTAAATCAGTGGTCATTGGGAGCACAAAACCAATAAAACACAGTAACATCCCCACCAAGCTCAAGACACTTACCTACCTCCACCACCTGTTCATAGAGAAGAttctctggaagaaagaaagatgtgtCAGCTCAGTTAAAGGAAGGACTTTTTCTAGTAGGCAGGGTTGTCCAAAGATGGCCCACGCAAGCTGCCTGAGTAGGACTTTGCTCCTCGTCCCTGTGGGTGTGTGACTATTTGAAAGGATTAGAGGATCTTCAAACCATCAGATGGGGAAAGGAGTGTTGGCTTATATGACTTTCAGGATCCTTTGTGACCCCAAGATCCTATGCAATTCAACCACATTCACAGGGGTTTTATCTAATGGATAGCACTGCATTTCTTAATTAATTAGAAGACTGGCATGATCAGTATTTTCCTAATTTATCAGAAGATGAGAATTCACAGCTCTGCCCAGGAGTTTTCTGCAGTTTCTTTGACCCTCTCTGCAATGTGAGTCCCCCAGCATGGCTCTACCAGTTTGCTCTCAGCCAGCTTGCAGGGTCTGCAACCTAGGGAAAACTCATGTCCACATCTACTTCCTCCCGGCCATTTCCTAGAGAAGCCTCAGTCCCACTTCTCAGTCTCGGCCGGGACTCCCTTACCACTTAGTTACCTTTGGATCTTTTTTGCTTCCAAATGAGGCAAACGCCTGCCATGATGAGAAGCCCCAGGAAAGGCAGGATCACAGCAAGAGCCATTGCTGAGGAGGAGATCTTCCCTGGAGATGGGGCTGAAACAGAAACCGCCAATGACCACCCTCAAAGGGCCCCACTTCAGATGGCAGGCGGCTCAGGCACATCCCAACGGTCTCCATCAAGTTTAGGGAGAGACCTCCGGCCAAGACAGGTGAGTGTCTTTGCTTCTCTCAGTAACTCCAACCCCGGATGACCCGGGGACAACTTTAAAGTGAGATGCTCGACTCTTAGGAGTGGTGTTGATGCTCCCGCCCGAAGACAGTGGGTTAAACTCAGCCTTTCAACCACAACCTCGTGCTGCCTTATATGAAACCATTATCTGGGGACTTTGGAGGATAGGAGGTACTTCCTCAGGGGCCATCTCCACTCTTCTCATGAGTACCCGCCTGCCTCCTTGTCAAGTGAAACAACAGTCAGTGACATCTTTGCCCTGAGCCCTAGCAGCAGGGGCAGAACAGATTCTGGGGTGCTACAGCAGTAGACTAAAGCCTagccaggaagaaaggagaaaggaaagaagaaaaaaagagcagaagagGCTCCGTGACAAGTGGTGGAGAGCCTAGGCTGGATGTGAGACCTCACTCAACATTATGTGACCCTGAGCGAGAGACTGAGCTTCCCCAAGCCTGGTttaccatctgtaaaatagagatgataataATCCTTGTTCCACTGTGTTGTTGGGAGATTTAAAAggatcatggggcacctgggtggctcagtcagttaagcatctgactcttggttttggctcaggtcatgatctcatggttcctgagttccagctccgcatcgagctctgtgctgacagggcagagcctgcttgggattatttctctccctttctctctgcccctcccctgctctcttgctctctctctctctctctctctctctcaaaataaataaacttaaaaaaattaaacaataaataaataggggcatctgggtggctcagtcggttaagcctccgactttggctcaggtcatgatcttgcagtttgtgagtttgagccctgcactgggctctgtgctgacaactcagcctggagcctgcttcagattctatgtctccctctctttctgcccctccccagatccctctctctctctctctctcaaaaataaataaacattaaaaatttgtgtttaaaTAAAGAAAGGGATAGGcaggtaaagcacttagcactCAGTGAGAGGCAGTGGCAGTAGTaagagaagggagggggcagaggtcaTGACCCTTGCTTACTCGGGACCCCAGGCCACAGTCTATCTTTCTGGGCTCTAAAACCACTCTGCTCTGCCACATGGCCTCCATGTCTCAAGGATCTTTAAAAGGTCCATACCCCTTTAACCCctcaattctacttctagaaacacattctaagaaaataatcaaagtcACTTGCCAAAATATGTGCAAAGGTGTCCACTGCACCACTCATTATAATAGGAGGAAAAATTAGAAACCATCCAGATGTCCAGAAATAGGGCTTCGATTAATTTTATTCAGCTATAACCACACAATGAAGTACTATGTAGCCCTTAAAGATCACGTTGCAGAGAACTACTGAAGGACATGGGCGGAAAATGCTCATGACATTAGAagtgaaaaggaagaagacacCAGGTAGAAAATTACATACGTGCAAAGACATACGCACTCAGAGATACACGCACACAAGACAGTCTTGAAAGAAAtgccccagggcccctggggtggctcagtcccttaagcgttgggctcttgatttccgctcaggtcatgatctcatggttcctgggatccagccccacatcgggctctgtgctgacagcatggagcctgcttgggtttctctctctcctctccctcaccccctccccctgcttgtgctctctctctctctcaaaatatataattttttttaatgttagcagCAGTTCTCTCTAATTTATGACATTATAGGCCATTTGttggtttctttaaaatgtccctcgtttttttttcaagttttctactgCAAACATGTGTTactcttagaatttaaaaaaatgtgaaaattctttATAAGGTTTCCACTAAGGTAGGAGTTTTCACCAGGGGCTTCAAGCCCATTTACGGCCCCAGCTTTTACCTGCTATGACCATGGCTGCCGTCTTCTCTTGGCCGAGGGCCAAGTTGCGGAAGGTGCAGGACACGTTCCCCAGCGTGCTGTCCCTGACTCTGCTGGACACCGCTGTCCGGAAGAGCCCAGCTTCCAGGGAATGGGCCTCCGACAGGGATAGAAGCACCCTGCCCTGAGGGTCTCTCCACTCGGCCCAAGGCTTTGGGAACCATCCCGCCGACCTGCACACCAGCTGGATCCATCCAGCGTCGTAGCCCTTCACGTGGATGTAAGGGTCAGAGCCTACAACTGCGAGGGGGACAGGGAACAGAGACGCCTGGCCGTGGGGGCGCGGTCCCCGCGGGAGCCCCCCCCTCTTTCCACGGtctccggggtggggggcagcaggggcTGCTCACGGCACGTGCAtgcccaccctctccccaccttcaTCCTCCTCCCCATGGGGTGAGACAGTCTCTGGCTTCATCCTCATACCTTCTCCAATCCGCCCCTAGGGTAACTGCACCCCACGATTCAGATCTTGGGGGCACTTCAGTCCCCCTTGGACAATGACTAACCAGCCACCTGCAGGGTCACGGTGCCCTCTCGAGTCAGGTTTCCAATCTGGACCTGGCATCGGTACTGCCCTCGGTCCTCCAGCCGGACCTGGCGGATCTCCAGGCTGACGCTCCCCTCTCCGGCGTCCCTCCGCATGGCCGTTCGCCCCTTGTACTCCGGCATCACGCCTTCCTCCCGGTCTTTCCCGTCCCGGAACACGTGCACCGCCTGGGAGCGGTCCGGGTGTGGGGACCGCAGCCACGTCACCGCGGTGGGCACGGTGACCGGCCACAGGGCGAGCGGGCAGGGCAGCTCGGCTGTGCCCCCTAGCGGGGCCAGGTGGAAGTTGCTGGTGTCCCCTGTGCGGTGCGGACAAAAAAGGGACAAGGGCGTCTGGGAGGGATGGGAGCGCAGGAGCTGTGCCATGGACGAAGGGGACGTcttggggaagggcagggcccGGGAAGGGCCTGGGAGAGGACTGGGGGgtcggggaggtgggggggggggggggaaagaagtGAACGCGAGAAGAAATAAGGCCCCCTTGCGCTTGGGTCTCCTTCCGCAGACGTCCCGGACACGGGAAGAGGTTCACAAACTCCTACCTGACACACGCATGGGCAGGCAGAGGAACACGAGTCCCACGAGGCAGCCGGAGAGCCAGGCGCCCGAGGAGCTTGCCATCTCCATCCGAACTAGGAGgacagacacagggagacaccaGAAAGAGCTGGTGAGCTTGATGAGGGAACGGGGACaatggaggaggtgggggcgcAGGCACTAGCCGCACAGCAAGCACTCTGGAATCCCACAGCCCAGCTTGGCTACTTACCTCCATGGAAACTcgtgacttaacttctctgagtaaCCTTGTGACTGAGGCTCTGcttctccatctttaaaatgggtataataactGTGCCTCCTTgcaggattattgtgaggattggAGGAGGTAAGTGCTCAACATGGAAGCCGTGACTGAGGGCCATGGTGACAGGGAGgctgagacagagtgtgatttcAAAGGCATAGGCAGGGGTCTGGAGAAACAAGAACTTACACCCAGAACTAACCAGGTGCACACCAGAATATAGGCTTCTTCTAGCATTTAGTGTCTCAAGCCAGGCTTGGCAAGGGCCTGTTGCTGGCCCTTCCACAGTTGCTCTTCCATGCACAGTGGATTCAAGTCTTAGCTCCATTCATGTACCAGCTCCGTGTCCCTGGGAATATTGTTTAAAATCTGTGGGCCTCCAGTGCTTAATCTATAAAGGGGGGAGCTTCTTCCCAGATGCAAGGAGATAATGCATGGAAAGCACTTGCCGCAAATGCCTGGCagaaaaagtgctcaataaaagtgCTGTAGTTGTTATTACTAAATCACCTTGTGCATTAACCACAGTTTAGTTATTACTAAATGCACCTTGCGCATTAACCAAAAGGACACCCTAGAGGATTCCCTACTATAAAACTCTCTCCACCTACTTGCGACTGCCTGAAATTCCTTTAGCGGGAACCAAACCTTTTCATGCCACAACCAGGGATGAAGTTTAAAGGTAAAAAACACTCCAGGGAAGAGATAATGTCTCTTGAATTCTCCCCAAGATTTCAAATCCTTTCTAAAGAGGAGGGTTTTTGTAGAAGTCCTCAGGTGAGGTCCCGGAAGGTCTTGGAATAGAGCAAAAAGAGACTTGGCGGAGGGGGGGCCAtcaaagggaggaggaaaaacgGAGGATGGACTTAAGCTTTGAACGAATTTCCAGTTCTGTTTCTCTCATGGCAAACAGCATACTGCtttagggttgtttttgtttcatttgtttttgtttttcagtcacAACGCATGTAATATCCATCTCTAATCCCCTagggttgcaaatggcaacacaGCACTAGGACACACTGAGGTTAGGATGACAATTaggacatcccccccccccccccatcccacccactTTCCCACAGGTTACCAGCTACTCAGAAACTGAATAGAGAAGTTAGGCAAAGGAGACACAtatttcatgtgtctttttttttaagtgtgtattctgttgttgggtAGAGGGTGACAAGTGTAATGTAAGGTCTTAGctttttttattaaagatgtGACTTTCATGCATAATCTCATCTGAGAAGAGCAAAGAGTAAGCCAATGGGAAAATTCCCAGGAATCTAAGGCTAAATAAAGCCAAATGGTAAAAGAAAAGCTAGTAGACCTAGCGAACTGAGGGCTGGAGTCAGATGCCTTGGTTTCAGTCTTGTCTTGGTCCCTAACTGACTATGTGACTCTATAactttgagcaaatcacttaaacTCTTAGGCCCCGAGTCTCCTGTCTTGAAAATAAGAGATTCACTTACATTTGCTGAATTCATTGTAAATTGGGAAGGAACAAGAGGTAAAGAAACGTTACTTGGGGGcgctggatagctcagtcagttaagcatccaccttcagctcaggtcatgatcttgcagttcatgagttcgagccccacgttgggctctgtgctgacagctcagaacctggagcttgcttccgattctgtgtctccctctctctctgcccctcccccactcacactctatctctctctgtctctcaaaaataaataaaacattaaaaaaaaaagaaatgtatttgccTTTGATTCAGTAACAAATATTCTGGAAATCTACTCTAAGAAAAGAATCTTAAATATAAAAGGTCACATGATCTCAGCAGTAtgtttataaaagtgaaaaactgGACTATCTATAGGTACATCAATAAGGAAATGACTAAGTAAATTATGGTTCATCAAGCCTGTGTTTCAAATGATTAGCTTCAAACTAATAATGATGTgttaaaatcaaaatacaaaataacataTTTACAATGATTATAACCAAAGAGTGTGTAAGAAAGGAGTTGAGAGGAAGtcctataaaatatgaatattaataattaaGGTGTTGGTGGGGCAcgtgcatggctcagtcagttaagcatccagctttggctcaggtcatgatctcacagttcgtgagttcaagccctgtgttgacagctcagagcctggagcctgcttcagattctgtgtctccctgtctctctgccccttctccacttacagtctgtctctctcaaaaataaataaacattaaaaacattaaaattaattaaggTGTTGGAAATACAGACaattttttctcatctctatttCCTAACTTATTaataaagcataataaaataataaaaagacataacacaaaactaaatttagcaaaaaataaattcacttattaaGGGATTTTGATTAGATGGAGCttttcttaaccgactgagccacccaggcgtcccatagaTGGAGCTTTTCTAACTCCAGTAtactatgaaaaggaaaaattatatatcGAGTGTTTGTCTTGCAGTTCTTTGCTAGAAATAACTTAATTTGGAAACTTGATGCCTACATTTACAAAATTATGAAGAGCAGGATTAGTCAGATTGTAATTTTGAGAGCCTTCAGAGGGCAGAGCGGTGCTGAAGGAGAACCAGGGTATTCAATGTACGTTTCCAAGTCAGATGGGGAGAAGAAACCTAAGTAAGATCGGGAGGAGAAACAAAAGATGGTAGAAGGGGGACAGAGtagaagaaaaagactgaaagtaTAAAAGGGTGAACAGACAGTGCGTGGGAATCCTCCATCACCGGCTCTCTGGGTACTACCTCTGCTATGAGTCCCCCCATAGTACAGCAGGTCCCCCAAACACATTGTTAATCTAATTAGGTATTTTTTCATTCCTATACCTGAACTTCAACTTTTGCTTTGTACTTATCCAACTTCAAGGAACTAAAAGCCATCTTTCCTATCTTCCCTGGTCATGGCTATAAATTCTCTTAGACTGTGTGAGCCCCTCACACTTGCCCTCTGGGATGAGTGTTTCCTGCCCTGACAGTCACCTGCCAGTCAGCCAGCTCCAGCTCACA harbors:
- the ERMAP gene encoding erythroid membrane-associated protein; the protein is MDGGSVPSLETPVRMEMASSSGAWLSGCLVGLVFLCLPMRVSGDTSNFHLAPLGGTAELPCPLALWPVTVPTAVTWLRSPHPDRSQAVHVFRDGKDREEGVMPEYKGRTAMRRDAGEGSVSLEIRQVRLEDRGQYRCQVQIGNLTREGTVTLQVAVVGSDPYIHVKGYDAGWIQLVCRSAGWFPKPWAEWRDPQGRVLLSLSEAHSLEAGLFRTAVSSRVRDSTLGNVSCTFRNLALGQEKTAAMVIAAPSPGKISSSAMALAVILPFLGLLIMAGVCLIWKQKRSKENLLYEQVVEVENLLSDHAKEKGRLHKVLKTLRNELKLKRAAANSGWRRARLHFVAVTLDPDTAHPKLMLSEDRRRVKLGERKQPVPDGPQRFDFVVSVLGAEYFTAGCHYWEVFVGDKTKWALGVCSESVGRKGKVTATPANGHWLVRQSSEKKYEALTSPQTILRLKEPPRCVGVFLDYEAGVISFYDVTSRSHIFTFTHSFSGPLRPFFEPCLHDGGKNTAPLIICSELQKSEPSTVPKPEEKGQANGDVAMKVDPSLLPPQAPEPSPLRDMILPWPSDIGPALQGLKVPSF